One region of Pseudomonas sp. ABC1 genomic DNA includes:
- a CDS encoding A24 family peptidase: protein MILDLLASDSLAFVSCAVVLGLLVGSFLNVVVHRLPIMMQREWQSQAREFLGLPDDEDRVAPFNLMQPRSCCPQCSHAIRPWENIPLISWLVLRGRCSACKSPISCRYPLLELFCAFLSGIIAWHFGFSWQAGAMLLLTWGLLSMSLIDAEHQLLPDALVLPLLWLGLIVNGFGLFATLHEALWGAVIGYMSLWSVYWLFKLTTGKEGMGYGDFKLLAMLGAWGGWQVLPATILLSALSGAVIGSIMLRLRNANTSTPIPFGPYLALAGWVTLLWGDWISAQYLRLAGL from the coding sequence ATGATTCTTGATCTACTGGCCAGCGATTCGCTGGCGTTCGTTTCCTGTGCTGTCGTGCTCGGCTTGCTGGTGGGCAGCTTCCTCAATGTGGTTGTCCATCGCCTGCCGATCATGATGCAGCGGGAGTGGCAGTCCCAGGCCAGGGAGTTCCTTGGTCTGCCAGATGATGAGGACAGGGTTGCGCCCTTTAACTTGATGCAGCCTCGTTCATGCTGTCCGCAGTGTTCGCATGCCATTCGTCCGTGGGAGAACATACCGCTGATCAGTTGGCTGGTACTGCGGGGGCGCTGTTCGGCATGCAAGTCGCCAATCAGCTGCCGCTATCCTCTGTTGGAACTGTTCTGTGCGTTTTTGTCGGGCATCATCGCCTGGCACTTCGGCTTCTCCTGGCAGGCAGGTGCCATGCTGCTGCTGACCTGGGGGTTGCTGAGCATGAGCCTGATCGATGCGGAGCATCAGCTACTGCCCGATGCGTTGGTACTCCCGCTGTTGTGGCTGGGCCTTATCGTCAACGGTTTTGGCCTGTTCGCCACCTTGCATGAAGCCTTGTGGGGGGCTGTGATCGGTTATATGAGCCTGTGGTCAGTCTATTGGCTGTTCAAGCTGACGACGGGCAAAGAAGGCATGGGGTATGGTGACTTCAAGCTCCTGGCGATGCTGGGGGCGTGGGGAGGCTGGCAGGTGCTGCCGGCCACGATTCTCTTGTCCGCACTCTCTGGCGCCGTGATCGGCTCCATCATGCTGCGGCTGCGCAATGCCAATACGTCCACGCCGATCCCTTTCGGTCCCTACCTGGCGCTTGCAGGCTGGGTGACCCTGCTATGGGGCGACTGGATCAGTGCGCAGTACCTGCGCCTGGCCGGTCTGTGA
- a CDS encoding type II secretion system F family protein — protein sequence MKNRIFHWEGTDSQGTRLSGEVSEASAMLARVRLRSQGVRSLRVRRKPRPLFNTRRRVSPRDIALFTRQMAIMVKAGVPLLQALGSVGECFGRSAMSGLVQEIRQEIAGGNSFSGALQKWPEHFDGVYCNLVVAGEQSGTLDVLMDTLAVYKERGELLKGRVRRAMVYPLAVIVMALLVSLLLLIEVVPQFEAVFADFGAQLPAFTLFIVGLSDGLRQSGYLVLAIFILSGFIYGYLHGHVTSVRHMQERFSLKVPVLGAILRKVAVARYARTLATTFAAGVPLVEALVSVAGATGNVVFRNAVDGVRADVTSGQQLHWAMRRVGVFPGMMVQMVAIGEEAGALDEMLDRAAGIYESEVDNTVDNLTTLMEPAIMAVLGILVGGLIIAMYLPIFQLGNVIG from the coding sequence TTGAAAAATCGGATTTTTCACTGGGAAGGCACGGACAGCCAGGGCACGCGACTCAGTGGGGAAGTGTCCGAGGCGAGCGCGATGCTGGCGAGAGTGCGATTGCGCAGCCAGGGGGTTCGCTCATTGCGCGTGAGGAGAAAGCCTCGGCCTCTTTTCAATACGAGGCGGCGGGTCTCACCACGGGACATTGCATTGTTCACTCGTCAGATGGCGATCATGGTGAAAGCCGGGGTGCCGCTTCTGCAGGCACTTGGGAGCGTAGGCGAATGTTTCGGCCGGTCTGCAATGAGTGGGCTGGTGCAGGAAATTCGGCAGGAAATTGCTGGCGGGAACAGTTTCTCTGGTGCCTTGCAAAAGTGGCCCGAGCACTTCGATGGCGTGTACTGCAACCTGGTCGTGGCGGGGGAGCAGTCAGGGACGCTGGATGTGCTGATGGACACCCTCGCGGTCTACAAGGAGCGCGGTGAACTGCTGAAGGGGCGGGTTCGTCGTGCCATGGTCTACCCGCTAGCCGTGATCGTGATGGCCTTGCTCGTTTCATTGCTCTTGCTGATCGAAGTGGTGCCTCAGTTCGAGGCGGTGTTTGCCGATTTCGGCGCGCAATTACCGGCATTCACGCTATTCATCGTGGGGCTTTCCGATGGGCTACGACAAAGCGGGTATCTGGTACTGGCCATCTTCATCCTGAGTGGCTTCATCTATGGCTACCTTCATGGGCATGTCACTTCCGTCAGGCACATGCAAGAACGTTTCTCGCTGAAGGTTCCGGTCCTGGGGGCGATTCTTCGCAAGGTTGCCGTGGCTCGCTATGCCAGAACCCTGGCAACCACTTTTGCTGCTGGTGTGCCGCTGGTGGAGGCCCTGGTTTCAGTGGCGGGGGCTACTGGCAATGTGGTATTTCGCAACGCGGTCGATGGCGTACGTGCGGATGTCACCTCAGGGCAGCAACTGCATTGGGCCATGCGCCGTGTCGGCGTGTTTCCAGGCATGATGGTGCAGATGGTCGCCATCGGCGAGGAGGCGGGGGCACTGGATGAGATGCTCGACCGAGCTGCCGGCATCTATGAGTCGGAAGTCGACAATACGGTGGATAATCTCACGACCCTGATGGAGCCCGCGATAATGGCTGTCCTGGGGATTCTGGTTGGCGGTTTGATCATTGCCATGTATCTGCCGATCTTCCAGTTGGGCAATGTAATTGGGTGA
- the pilB gene encoding type IV-A pilus assembly ATPase PilB: MDVFRHKDESVEPGIALTGLACELIESGLLDEQQIRQAQKEADRERISLVAWLARHRLVDSQRLMLLSGRAFGMPCFDLDLFDMGHAPAGLVSEKMARTHRVLPLQLQGNRLRVAVSDPANHQAISDIQFCTGLCVETVLVDDELLSRVLDRFYAPAGADLGAEPDSLAISDDAREIPPDGSEDAPAVRLVRDVLLRAVKEGASDLHFEPHEKYYRIRCRTDGLLYELARPPMSLASRISTRLKVMAGMDIAERRRPQDGRARLDAADGRPVDMRVSTLPALWGERIVIRILDASLSCLGVDELGLEAEQQRLYLSALRQSRGLILVTGPTGSGKTRTLYSGLATLNTGSLNISTVEDPVEISLDGTCQVNINPRQGLGFAQVSRALLRQDPDVIMVGEIRDPETAEVAIKAAQTGHLVLSTLHTNSAAQTLERLRNLGIPAFNIAAAVSLIVAQRLVRRLCTCKREISLPQEVLLQEGFPPESMGCFTLFEGVGCSECRDGYRGRTGIHEVVRITPELQQLIMRGGNSIEMAALATAEGFHSLRVAGLLKVMQGVTSLSEVNRVMG, from the coding sequence ATGGACGTCTTTCGACATAAAGACGAGTCAGTGGAGCCGGGTATTGCTCTGACCGGCTTGGCATGCGAGTTGATCGAATCAGGGCTGCTGGATGAGCAGCAGATACGGCAAGCTCAGAAAGAGGCGGATCGTGAGCGAATATCACTGGTTGCCTGGCTTGCACGGCACCGTCTGGTCGATAGCCAGCGGTTGATGCTGTTGTCCGGCAGGGCTTTCGGAATGCCTTGCTTCGATCTCGACCTGTTCGACATGGGGCACGCTCCCGCTGGATTGGTCAGCGAGAAAATGGCCAGGACGCACCGCGTGCTACCACTGCAGTTGCAGGGTAATCGCCTGCGTGTGGCCGTCTCCGACCCTGCAAACCACCAGGCTATCAGCGACATTCAGTTCTGTACGGGGTTGTGCGTGGAGACCGTGCTGGTCGACGACGAACTGCTCAGTAGGGTCTTGGACCGGTTTTATGCTCCCGCCGGGGCTGACCTCGGTGCTGAGCCGGATTCTCTGGCTATCTCGGATGATGCACGGGAAATACCTCCGGATGGCTCTGAGGATGCGCCTGCGGTGCGCCTTGTACGGGATGTCCTGCTTCGGGCTGTCAAGGAGGGGGCGTCCGATCTGCATTTCGAACCGCATGAGAAGTACTACCGGATACGTTGCCGTACCGATGGGCTTCTGTATGAGCTGGCACGACCTCCGATGTCTCTGGCCAGCAGGATATCGACACGCCTGAAGGTCATGGCCGGTATGGATATCGCGGAGCGTCGGCGGCCGCAGGATGGCCGGGCAAGGTTGGACGCGGCCGATGGGCGCCCCGTCGACATGCGCGTCAGCACCCTGCCAGCCCTCTGGGGCGAACGAATCGTGATACGCATACTCGATGCCTCCCTCTCCTGTCTGGGTGTCGATGAGTTGGGGCTGGAGGCAGAACAACAGCGGTTGTACCTGTCGGCATTGAGGCAATCACGGGGGCTGATTCTCGTGACCGGCCCCACCGGCTCTGGCAAGACAAGAACCTTGTACAGCGGGCTGGCTACGCTCAACACCGGAAGCCTGAATATATCGACGGTGGAAGATCCGGTGGAGATCAGCCTGGACGGTACCTGCCAGGTCAATATCAATCCGCGCCAAGGGCTTGGCTTTGCCCAGGTATCCCGTGCACTCCTGCGGCAGGATCCGGATGTCATCATGGTGGGCGAGATTCGCGATCCGGAAACAGCGGAAGTTGCCATCAAGGCGGCACAGACCGGCCATCTCGTCCTGTCCACATTGCATACCAACAGTGCCGCGCAAACGCTGGAAAGACTGCGCAACCTGGGCATCCCGGCCTTCAACATCGCCGCAGCGGTCAGCCTGATCGTCGCCCAACGCCTGGTACGCCGATTGTGCACGTGCAAGCGGGAAATATCGTTGCCACAGGAGGTGCTGCTTCAGGAGGGTTTCCCGCCTGAGAGCATGGGATGTTTCACGCTTTTCGAAGGCGTGGGTTGCAGTGAATGCCGGGACGGTTACAGGGGGCGAACCGGCATACATGAGGTCGTACGGATCACTCCCGAGTTGCAGCAGTTGATCATGCGAGGAGGCAACTCCATCGAGATGGCCGCCCTGGCCACGGCAGAAGGCTTTCACAGCCTGCGCGTTGCCGGCCTGCTGAAGGTCATGCAAGGCGTTACCAGCCTGTCTGAAGTGAATCGAGTAATGGGATAG